A genomic segment from Streptosporangiales bacterium encodes:
- the groL gene encoding chaperonin GroEL encodes MPKILEFNEDARHQLEHGVDALADAVKVTLGPRGRNVVLDKQWGAPTITNDGVTIAREIELDEPFANMGAQLVKEVATKTNDVAGDGTTTATVLAQALVKAGLRNVAAGANPVALKRGIDAAAKAVAGWLGEVARDVDKHEDMAHVATISGQDPAIGELIADAFDKVGKDGVITVEESTGLGLELSFTEGMQFDKGFLSPHFVTDQDRLEVAFEDPYILLTQSKISTVSELLPLLEKVAETNKPLLIIAEDVDGEALSTLVVNKIRGTFTSAAVKAPAFGDRRKAILDDIAILTGGQVIAAETGTTLENADLDSLGRARRVVVTKDETTIVDGSGSADAIEERKKQLTKEIEQTDSDWDREKLQERLAKLSGGVSVIHVGAATEVELKERKHRVEDAVSATRAAIEEGVVAGGGASLVHAVPAVEALELAADEQPGANAVKASLLAPTRRIAENAGYEGGVVVERVKELPVGHGFNARTGQYGELLAQGVLDPAKVTRSAVENAASIAGMLLTTDALVADKPEEPEEDAGGAGHGHGH; translated from the coding sequence GTGCCAAAGATCCTTGAGTTCAACGAGGATGCCAGGCATCAGCTCGAGCACGGTGTGGACGCCCTCGCCGACGCGGTGAAGGTGACGCTCGGCCCCAGGGGGCGCAACGTCGTGCTCGACAAGCAGTGGGGTGCACCCACCATCACCAACGACGGCGTGACCATCGCACGCGAGATCGAGCTCGACGAGCCGTTCGCGAACATGGGTGCGCAGCTGGTGAAGGAGGTCGCCACCAAGACCAACGACGTCGCCGGTGACGGCACGACGACGGCGACCGTGCTCGCGCAGGCCCTGGTGAAGGCCGGGCTGCGCAACGTGGCCGCCGGTGCCAACCCGGTCGCGCTGAAGCGCGGCATCGACGCGGCCGCCAAGGCCGTCGCGGGCTGGCTCGGCGAGGTGGCCAGGGACGTCGACAAGCACGAGGACATGGCGCACGTCGCGACCATCTCCGGCCAGGACCCGGCGATCGGTGAGCTGATCGCGGACGCGTTCGACAAGGTCGGCAAGGACGGCGTGATCACCGTCGAGGAGTCCACCGGCCTCGGCCTCGAGCTCAGCTTCACCGAGGGCATGCAGTTCGACAAGGGGTTCCTGTCGCCGCACTTCGTGACCGACCAGGACCGGCTGGAAGTGGCCTTCGAGGACCCGTACATCCTGCTCACCCAGAGCAAGATCTCGACGGTCAGCGAGCTGCTCCCGTTGCTGGAGAAGGTCGCGGAGACCAACAAGCCGCTGCTGATCATCGCCGAGGACGTCGACGGTGAGGCCCTGTCCACCCTCGTGGTGAACAAGATCAGGGGCACCTTCACCAGCGCCGCCGTCAAGGCGCCGGCGTTCGGCGACCGCCGCAAGGCGATCCTCGACGACATCGCCATCCTCACCGGCGGCCAGGTCATCGCGGCGGAGACCGGCACCACGCTGGAGAACGCCGACCTCGACTCGCTCGGCAGGGCCCGTCGGGTCGTGGTGACCAAGGACGAGACCACGATCGTCGACGGCTCCGGGAGTGCGGACGCGATCGAGGAGCGGAAGAAGCAGCTGACCAAGGAGATCGAGCAGACCGACTCCGACTGGGACAGGGAGAAGCTGCAGGAGCGGCTCGCCAAGCTGTCCGGTGGCGTCAGCGTCATCCACGTCGGTGCCGCGACGGAGGTGGAGCTCAAGGAGCGCAAGCACCGCGTCGAGGACGCGGTGTCGGCGACCAGGGCCGCCATCGAGGAGGGCGTCGTCGCCGGCGGCGGTGCGAGCCTCGTGCACGCGGTGCCCGCCGTCGAGGCGCTCGAGCTGGCTGCCGACGAGCAGCCGGGCGCGAACGCCGTGAAGGCCAGCCTGCTCGCGCCGACCCGCAGGATCGCCGAGAACGCCGGTTACGAAGGCGGCGTGGTCGTCGAGCGGGTCAAGGAGCTGCCGGTCGGGCACGGCTTCAACGCCCGCACCGGTCAGTACGGTGAGCTGCTCGCGCAGGGTGTGCTCGACCCGGCGAAGGTGACCAGATCGGCGGTGGAGAACGCGGCGTCCATCGCCGGTATGTTGCTCACCACCGACGCGCTCGTGGCGGACAAGCCGGAGGAGCCGGAGGAGGACGCCGGCGGTGCCGGCCATGGCCACGGCCACTGA
- a CDS encoding co-chaperone GroES, translating to MTTTQQKVVIRPLEDRIVVQPLEAEQVTASGLVIPDTAKEKPQEGKVIAVGPGRWDEDGDKRIPLDINEGDVVLYSKYGGTEVKYGADEYLVLSARDVLAVIDK from the coding sequence GTGACGACGACCCAGCAAAAGGTTGTCATCCGACCACTCGAGGACCGCATCGTGGTTCAGCCGCTCGAGGCCGAACAGGTGACGGCCTCCGGCTTGGTCATCCCAGACACGGCCAAGGAGAAGCCGCAGGAAGGCAAGGTCATCGCCGTCGGGCCGGGCCGTTGGGACGAGGACGGTGACAAGCGGATCCCGCTCGACATCAACGAAGGTGACGTCGTGCTGTACAGCAAGTACGGCGGCACGGAGGTCAAGTACGGCGCGGACGAGTACCTGGTGCTCTCTGCCCGCGACGTGCTCGCGGTCATCGACAAGTAA
- a CDS encoding tetratricopeptide repeat protein: protein MPAHVPPPSQEETMPDDDLDAVHRLHEEGQWDEATKVLNRIIDEEGPQEGEAWYWLGVTWEAKRDPEAAVDAYREAAGFDLGDLEPLAQISLARSLRKVGRSGEAIAILDDTDVDDDEELTELAAAVRKKAKRAGRVLRLRPGLHLTPAELAAALFAVLCGVSTALPWTQVSTASGAPGKSPYPGLVGTSLWSVTTLDGLLICAIGLVLAVYVTQMFNRPALTRWFAVVNVVLAVLAAVGILRLSLLLLKLDGAAQFLYPEATKPAIRPDLGLYAPGALTVVVLTIAVFALVRAFSGPVPTGRLATARAR, encoded by the coding sequence ATGCCAGCACACGTGCCGCCGCCCAGCCAGGAGGAGACGATGCCCGACGACGACCTCGACGCCGTACACCGGCTGCACGAAGAGGGCCAGTGGGACGAGGCGACGAAGGTCCTGAACCGGATCATCGACGAGGAGGGTCCGCAGGAGGGCGAGGCCTGGTACTGGCTGGGCGTGACCTGGGAGGCCAAGCGCGACCCGGAGGCGGCCGTGGACGCGTACCGGGAGGCGGCCGGCTTCGACCTCGGCGACCTGGAACCGCTCGCGCAGATCTCGCTGGCGCGGTCGCTGCGCAAGGTCGGCCGGTCGGGTGAGGCGATCGCGATCCTGGACGACACGGACGTCGACGACGACGAGGAGCTCACCGAGCTCGCCGCGGCGGTACGGAAGAAGGCGAAACGGGCCGGCCGGGTGCTGCGGCTGCGGCCCGGCCTCCACCTGACCCCGGCGGAGCTGGCGGCCGCGCTCTTCGCCGTGCTCTGCGGGGTCAGCACGGCGTTGCCGTGGACCCAGGTGAGCACGGCGAGCGGCGCTCCGGGGAAGTCGCCGTACCCGGGCCTGGTCGGCACGTCGCTGTGGTCGGTGACCACGCTGGACGGCCTGCTGATCTGCGCGATCGGGCTGGTGCTCGCGGTCTACGTGACCCAGATGTTCAACCGGCCCGCACTCACCCGGTGGTTCGCGGTGGTCAACGTCGTGCTCGCCGTGCTCGCCGCCGTCGGCATCCTGCGGCTGTCCCTGCTGCTACTCAAGCTCGACGGCGCGGCGCAGTTCCTCTACCCCGAGGCGACCAAGCCGGCGATCCGGCCGGACCTCGGGCTCTACGCGCCTGGGGCACTCACGGTCGTCGTGCTCACCATCGCGGTGTTCGCGCTCGTCCGGGCGTTCAGCGGTCCCGTCCCTACCGGACGGCTGGCCACGGCACGAGCCAGGTAG
- a CDS encoding tetratricopeptide repeat protein — translation MPDADLDAAMRLRAAGDLPAAIEVLSAVIDAEGPDEAEAWFWLAATRHDTGDAATAVAAYRAAIDTGLDADLHVQAHLWLASALLDEHRGEDAREVLDAIWERVEADTSAGDLWQRLYGRTRRATWRLTVAPGRYLTKLELVTGGVGLLCALSTFLPWVSVRSWIDSAPQLLNLWQVAWPNALPMSTSALVVPCYAVQLLDRTAFGWRCALVNVGFAVITAIGASRTAAWIALSGSIPPSAGVPRVTPYAGAIVGWLLTAALLVAAALTLRRAYIVRKASHHAAGCIQQSNER, via the coding sequence ATGCCGGACGCCGACCTCGACGCCGCGATGCGGCTGCGTGCGGCAGGAGACCTGCCCGCGGCGATCGAGGTCCTGTCCGCCGTGATCGACGCCGAAGGCCCGGACGAGGCGGAGGCGTGGTTCTGGCTCGCTGCCACCCGTCACGACACCGGCGACGCGGCGACGGCGGTCGCCGCCTACCGCGCCGCCATCGACACCGGACTCGACGCCGACCTGCACGTACAGGCGCACCTGTGGCTGGCGTCGGCGCTACTCGACGAGCACCGCGGCGAGGACGCGCGCGAGGTGCTCGACGCGATCTGGGAGCGCGTCGAGGCGGACACCTCGGCCGGCGACCTGTGGCAGCGGCTGTACGGTCGCACCCGGCGTGCTACCTGGCGGCTCACCGTGGCTCCCGGCAGGTATCTCACCAAGCTCGAGCTGGTCACCGGCGGCGTCGGGCTGTTGTGCGCGCTGAGCACGTTCCTGCCCTGGGTGTCGGTGCGGAGCTGGATCGACAGCGCCCCACAGCTGCTCAACCTGTGGCAGGTGGCTTGGCCGAACGCGCTGCCGATGAGCACCTCGGCCCTCGTCGTGCCCTGCTACGCGGTGCAGCTGCTCGACCGTACGGCGTTCGGCTGGCGATGCGCGCTCGTCAACGTCGGGTTCGCCGTCATCACGGCCATCGGCGCGAGCAGGACGGCGGCCTGGATCGCCTTGTCCGGCTCGATCCCGCCGTCGGCCGGGGTACCGCGGGTGACGCCGTATGCCGGCGCCATCGTCGGCTGGCTGCTCACGGCGGCGCTCCTGGTCGCGGCGGCGCTGACCCTGCGCCGTGCGTACATCGTGCGGAAAGCTAGCCACCACGCAGCGGGCTGCATACAGCAGTCGAACGAGCGGTAG
- a CDS encoding DUF397 domain-containing protein, whose protein sequence is MNKQVDLTGAAWHKSSFSNPDNCVEVARVQSHYAVRDSKNPQAAALVFTPSEWSAFVKGVNGGEFS, encoded by the coding sequence ATGAACAAGCAGGTTGACCTGACTGGTGCCGCGTGGCACAAGTCGAGCTTCAGTAACCCGGACAACTGCGTCGAGGTCGCGCGTGTGCAGAGCCACTACGCCGTCCGCGACAGCAAGAACCCGCAGGCCGCGGCGCTCGTCTTCACACCGTCCGAGTGGAGTGCGTTCGTCAAGGGCGTCAACGGCGGGGAGTTCAGCTGA